A section of the bacterium genome encodes:
- a CDS encoding polyprenyl synthetase family protein gives MNFSEIVESLSADLARVEEAIGENFHSDVVLIPDVSGHLSRAGGKRVRPMLLLLSAKACGYEGPRAISHSCVVEYIHTATLLHDDVVDGADLRRGNPSANAKWGNEASVLVGDFLFAKSFSMMANDEDGRIMKTMADACTLLSEGEVLQLVHMYNLRLTEEEYLDVIYRKTAALIAASCKVGALLGDSPPQFVDAMCQFGVKVGYAFQLVDDALDYLGDEGRTGKVIGKDLREGNITLPLLRAHALAKPAERERLTDIVVNGEEVGEAELEEVLGLIGKYETVAYTLDRARSYIEAAKACLSVLPDSVHLDAMRALADYIVERDY, from the coding sequence ATGAATTTTTCCGAAATTGTCGAGTCCCTCTCCGCCGATCTGGCGCGCGTCGAGGAGGCGATCGGGGAGAATTTCCATTCCGACGTGGTGCTGATCCCCGATGTGAGCGGCCACCTCAGCCGCGCGGGGGGCAAGCGCGTCCGGCCGATGCTCCTTCTCCTGAGCGCCAAGGCCTGCGGCTACGAAGGCCCCCGGGCCATCTCCCACAGCTGCGTGGTCGAGTACATCCACACCGCCACCCTTCTTCACGATGATGTGGTGGACGGCGCCGACCTGCGGCGCGGGAACCCCTCGGCCAACGCCAAGTGGGGGAACGAGGCCAGCGTCCTGGTCGGTGATTTCCTCTTTGCCAAGAGTTTTTCCATGATGGCGAACGATGAGGACGGCCGCATCATGAAGACCATGGCGGACGCCTGCACCCTGCTCTCCGAGGGCGAGGTGCTCCAGCTGGTGCACATGTACAACCTCCGTCTGACCGAGGAGGAGTATCTCGATGTCATCTACCGGAAGACGGCGGCCTTGATCGCGGCAAGCTGCAAGGTGGGCGCCCTCCTGGGGGACAGCCCGCCCCAGTTCGTGGACGCGATGTGCCAGTTCGGCGTCAAGGTGGGCTACGCCTTCCAGCTGGTGGACGACGCGCTGGACTATCTGGGGGATGAGGGCCGGACCGGGAAGGTCATCGGGAAAGACCTCCGCGAGGGAAACATCACTCTTCCGCTGCTTCGCGCCCATGCGCTGGCAAAGCCGGCCGAGCGCGAGCGCCTGACCGATATCGTCGTGAACGGAGAAGAAGTCGGAGAGGCCGAACTCGAGGAAGTGCTGGGCCTGATTGGGAAGTACGAAACGGTTGCCTACACCCTCGACCGCGCCCGGAGCTATATCGAAGCGGCCAAGGCGTGCCTTTCCGTGCTGCCGGATTCCGTGCACCTCGACGCCATGCGCGCGCTGGCCGACTACATCGTCGAAAGAGACTATTGA
- a CDS encoding cyclophilin-like fold protein, with translation MARRVQISAGKTVAKATLLEGETSARLWDALPIEGTAQIWGDEIYFAIPLEAPAEPGAREEMAVGEIAYWPPGKAFCIFFGPTPASTGNAPRAASAVNPLGRIEGDARIFRDVPGGAAVKLERVE, from the coding sequence ATGGCACGGCGCGTTCAAATCTCGGCAGGGAAGACGGTCGCGAAGGCCACCCTCCTCGAAGGGGAGACCTCCGCCCGCCTGTGGGACGCCCTGCCCATCGAGGGCACGGCCCAGATCTGGGGGGATGAAATCTACTTCGCCATCCCCCTGGAGGCCCCCGCCGAGCCCGGCGCCCGCGAGGAGATGGCCGTGGGCGAGATCGCCTACTGGCCCCCCGGCAAGGCGTTCTGCATCTTCTTCGGACCTACCCCGGCCAGCACGGGAAACGCCCCCCGGGCGGCCAGCGCGGTCAACCCGCTGGGCCGGATCGAAGGGGATGCGCGCATTTTTCGGGATGTCCCGGGCGGGGCGGCCGTCAAACTGGAGCGGGTCGAATGA
- the thiI gene encoding tRNA 4-thiouridine(8) synthase ThiI — protein MSRNGHAPEGHAHCVLLHYNEIGLKGKNRPLFVNRLVERIEQMAAPHGGEKVRKLPGRLALELAPEADWPALRVALARVFGVAYFALARKLPLDLDAAGEVALEMIAPLKISTFRVRTRKGYPNLPISSQEWNRAIGARIQARRHLPVNLDAPGTMITIEALPRNTLVYVEKIPGPGGLPIGASGKVTALLSGGIDSPVACWRMMKRGCEVSFVHFHGAPYLSRASAEKAMDLAAVLDTYQLGSRLYLVPFGNLQKEIVLVADPALRVVLYRRFMARICERIAKLEKAKALVTGESLGQVASQTLSNLASVEEAVALPILRPLIGMDKEEIIAQAKVLDTFEISIEPDQDCCSLFVPKHPAIRTNIPHLRGAEARLDAEEMIARALAETEVYDYRDGARQKALPFSEIHPGTLAKTPAES, from the coding sequence ATGAGCCGGAACGGACACGCCCCCGAGGGGCACGCCCACTGCGTCCTTCTCCACTACAACGAGATCGGCCTGAAGGGGAAAAACCGGCCCCTTTTCGTGAACCGCCTCGTGGAACGCATCGAGCAAATGGCCGCCCCCCACGGCGGGGAGAAGGTCCGCAAGCTTCCGGGAAGACTCGCGCTCGAACTCGCGCCGGAGGCCGACTGGCCCGCGCTCAGGGTGGCCCTCGCCCGCGTCTTCGGCGTCGCCTACTTCGCCCTCGCGAGAAAACTCCCCCTCGACCTCGATGCGGCGGGCGAGGTAGCCCTCGAAATGATCGCCCCGCTGAAAATTTCCACCTTCCGCGTCCGCACCCGGAAGGGCTACCCGAACCTCCCGATCAGCAGCCAGGAGTGGAACCGGGCGATCGGCGCGCGCATCCAGGCGAGGCGCCACCTGCCGGTCAACCTCGATGCCCCCGGCACGATGATCACCATCGAGGCCCTTCCGCGGAACACGCTCGTTTACGTCGAGAAGATTCCGGGGCCGGGCGGCCTGCCCATCGGCGCGAGCGGAAAGGTGACCGCCCTCCTCTCGGGGGGCATTGACTCGCCCGTCGCCTGCTGGCGGATGATGAAGCGGGGCTGCGAGGTGAGCTTCGTCCACTTCCACGGGGCGCCCTACCTCAGCCGCGCCTCGGCCGAAAAGGCGATGGACCTCGCCGCCGTGCTCGACACCTACCAGCTCGGCAGCCGCCTCTATCTCGTTCCCTTCGGCAATCTGCAGAAAGAGATCGTCCTCGTGGCGGACCCGGCGCTCCGCGTCGTCCTCTACCGGAGGTTCATGGCCCGCATCTGCGAGCGCATCGCGAAACTCGAAAAAGCGAAAGCCCTCGTCACCGGCGAGAGCCTCGGCCAGGTGGCGAGCCAGACCCTTTCCAACCTCGCCTCGGTCGAGGAGGCCGTCGCGCTCCCCATCCTCCGGCCCCTCATCGGGATGGACAAGGAGGAGATCATCGCCCAGGCCAAGGTGCTCGATACTTTTGAAATTTCGATTGAACCTGATCAGGACTGCTGCTCCCTCTTCGTCCCCAAGCATCCGGCCATCCGCACGAACATCCCCCATCTCAGAGGCGCCGAGGCGCGCCTCGATGCGGAGGAGATGATCGCGCGCGCCCTCGCCGAAACCGAGGTGTACGACTACCGGGACGGCGCGCGGCAGAAGGCCCTTCCTTTCTCCGAAATCCACCCCGGAACGCTGGCGAAAACGCCCGCCGAAAGCTGA